The Hypomesus transpacificus isolate Combined female chromosome 6, fHypTra1, whole genome shotgun sequence genomic interval TGTGTTTGCATGCAAGTATGAAGCAGGGTATTTATTTGAAGTTGCTCGTGCACTTGCAAGTAAAAAGCCATATATGCCCTTCAGACAGAGCTGTGCACATGTCAAATAAAGCCTTGAAGGATTAGCATGCAGCGTTTGTATCAAGTGGCAAAAACATTGATTGAATATTTAATTCTGTTTTCCTTGAATACACTTTTACAGACAGGATTTTTTAAATATCAAAATGCATCAGTGTTCAATAGTTATACCAAAACACATTGCCCTAGAATTGATCAGTCCGCTCCTCTTTTCTCTGAGCGTTGGTTTGTTATCTTATCTTTTTCTCGCTTTCTACAGTCTGGGCTTTTTGCCGGCAGACAACAGGCAAAATGGATACTAATTAAACTGGGGATTTAAATAATTAGGCTTAAGGCATGTGTTAATACCTCCTCACATGTTATTCTAAATAATAGTGATTAATTCTATCACACTCAGGGGATATAGCATATTTGTCGAGAGTGGAGATACCGAAACATTGAGTCGAATCAGAACTGTAGTTACATTTCTCAATGTGCCCTTCACCTTTACAATCTTTCCCATTGTGTTTGATAACAATTGTTTGGGTTCAGTGTGTTAATCAACCAAATTACATTACATACAAATCAGAATAATCATGAGATTTCAACCCTCCATAAACATGACCACCTTTATCAAACGACTATTCTCTTCTCAGTAAAACTATTTTTTTCTTAGATAGCAAGGACAGCTACAGAACATGTGTAGCTGTACGTCATCTACAAATGCTTTTGAAAATGAGATACTGACAAACAAATTGTTTTTTGTGTGCCTTTTCAGTTGTCAGCCTGAATATTTAATAATTACTGGTTACTCTTTCCGTGTCGTCTGTTTCAGGATGACTACTGACTGAGGGCAATATCTCCctgggtgagagagagtttCTATCTCCAAGTGGACATCGGGCTCTGCccagggatggagatggagaggtacCAAGGAGAAAGCTCCACGGGCCCCAACATCACTAACTGCACAGGGACGCCCCCCAGCGCTCTGCAGGCCGCTGTCTTCTCAGACAGAATGGTTGTTTTGGTCGTACTTCTGGGGCTCTTCACCCTACTCACTGCGCTAGTCAACATTGCTGTTATTATCGCCATCTGCACCACCAAGAAGCTCCACTTGCCTGCCAACTACCTCATCTGCTCCCTGGCTGTCACTGACTTCCTGGTTGCTGTCCTGGTGATGCCAATCAGCATCCTCTACATCTCCACAGAGACGTGGTCATTGGGCCAGATGGTGTGTGAGGCATGGCTTAGCGTGGATATGACCTGCTGCACATGCTCAATCCTGCACCTCTGTGTCATAGCTCTGGACCGCTACTGGGCCATTACTAAAGCCATCGAATACGCCCGCAAGAGGTCGGCACGCCGCTCGGCCGTCATGGTAGCCGTCGTCTGGgtcatctccatctccatctccatccctcccctcttctgGAGGCACAGACCAGGCAGCCAAGGCCCCAAACAGTGCATCATCGAGCACGACCACAAGGGCTACACCATCTACTCCACCTTTGGGGCCTTTTACATTCCCATGACTCTCATACTCATCCTCTACTATAGGATCTACAGCGCCGCCAAGACTCTGTACCAGAAACGAGGTTCCTCCCGTCACTTGAGTAACCGGAGCGTGGACAGCCAGAATTCTCTCAACCATTGCCGTGTCGCGCACACGCTCTGTGTGTCCGACCTGTCCACTTCAGACAACACTCTGGAGTTTGACAGGCTCAACGTCACTATACGCATCCCTTCCTTTGAGGCAGATTTGGAGGGGATGGATGAGAGGAATCAGATATGTACCTCCCGTGAGAGAAAGGCTGCACGCATCCTTGGACTTATCCTTGGGGCTTTTATAATTTGCTGGCTGCCTTTCTTTATCAAGGAGCTTCTTGTGGGACTAAGACTAGTAAATCCATCTCCACAGGTCTCTGATTTCCTAACCTGGCTGGGCTATATCAACTCGCTCATCAACCCCCTCCTGTACACTAGCTTTAACGATGATTTCAATTTGGCGTTTAAGAAGCTTTTCAGACGGAAGGAGCATGTTTAGCCGGTCCAAGTTGAAAATGCTACCCGTTAGGGAATGTATGCAGATATATTTACATGCAGTGTGTTGCATTTGTCCATGTTACTTGTGTGATGTTGTGCTTTTCTAAATAAAAGTCTTATCAACAAAACTGTTTTACCCGCCCGTTTTATTTAAGTCTTTAGAGATGACTTCCACCTTCCACTGTAGAATAGACTTTACAGGCCTCATCCACCTTTGACATTTACAGTTGGTTTATAGGACTAAACAGATTATACATTAACAAAACAAATTAACCAAATCAAAACACAATCAATACATCCTCATTAAGGATAACGATTAAAGAAACGTTGTTGCTGTTTAAAGCTAATTTCGCTCGTATCCAATCAGACGGAATCAATAGGAATTTGAAATTATTGTTATTTTCTGTATCATAC includes:
- the LOC124468702 gene encoding 5-hydroxytryptamine receptor 1E, with translation MEMERYQGESSTGPNITNCTGTPPSALQAAVFSDRMVVLVVLLGLFTLLTALVNIAVIIAICTTKKLHLPANYLICSLAVTDFLVAVLVMPISILYISTETWSLGQMVCEAWLSVDMTCCTCSILHLCVIALDRYWAITKAIEYARKRSARRSAVMVAVVWVISISISIPPLFWRHRPGSQGPKQCIIEHDHKGYTIYSTFGAFYIPMTLILILYYRIYSAAKTLYQKRGSSRHLSNRSVDSQNSLNHCRVAHTLCVSDLSTSDNTLEFDRLNVTIRIPSFEADLEGMDERNQICTSRERKAARILGLILGAFIICWLPFFIKELLVGLRLVNPSPQVSDFLTWLGYINSLINPLLYTSFNDDFNLAFKKLFRRKEHV